Proteins co-encoded in one Rhodospirillaceae bacterium genomic window:
- a CDS encoding dicarboxylate--CoA ligase PimA translates to MKXTEXXGGDPFGRRAVGEKPAGPPLFSLMDEAVARFPERRCLDFLGKTYRYDEVGDLVNRAAVGFQLLGVRKGVKVGLFLPNTPFYVICYYAILKAGGTVVNFNPLYVEREVVRQIEDSRTXIMVTLDLRQLYPKIAAALEDSCLKRIVICPMRDILPPVKGLLFSVFRRSEVLEIPADLQHVPFGMLVQNDGKVERVEIDAGKDIAVLQYTGGTTGEPKGAMLTHHNLMTNARQTGQVIEGVIEEPLKLLAVLPLFHVFAMTVIMNQGIAAGAELILLPRFDLKQTLKVIAAKRPTAFPGVPTIYNAINGYANTSDYDLSSLKVCISGGASLPVEVKRTFESLTGCSLIEGYGLSEASPVVTCNPIGGLVKEGSIGLPLQDTVVEIRSLEDPEKKLAQGESGEICVSGPQVMAGYWEHPEATEEIFRDGVLHTGDVGYIDDDGYVFLIDRVKDLILCGGYNVYPRVIEEAIYLHPDVAEVTVIGVFDSYRGQSPKAFVKLRDGARLSEEALRAFLVDKLSPIERPKSVEFRDELPKTMIGKLSKKELVADEETKQPGD, encoded by the coding sequence ATGAAAWTGACGGAACRCAYYGGGGGCGATCCGTTTGGTCGCCGGGCCGTYGGTGAAAAACCAGCCGGGCCGCCCCTGTTTTCTTTGATGGACGAGGCYGTTGCCCGGTTTCCRGAGCGTCGYTGTCTGGATTTCCTTGGCAAGACCTATCGCTATGATGAGGTTGGCGATCTTGTAAATCGCGCGGCTGTGGGTTTTCAGCTTCTTGGGGTCCGGAAGGGCGTCAAAGTGGGGCTGTTCCTTCCCAACACACCTTTTTATGTGATTTGCTACTACGCCATCCTTAAGGCCGGCGGCACGGTCGTCAATTTCAATCCCCTCTATGTCGAGCGGGAAGTTGTGCGTCAGATTGAGGATTCCCGCACCGRAATCATGGTGACCCTTGATCTGCGGCAGCTCTATCCAAAGATTGCGGCGGCGTTAGAGGACTCGTGTCTCAAGCGAATTGTGATTTGTCCGATGCGGGACATCCTTCCCCCCGTTAAGGGGCTGTTGTTCTCGGTCTTCAGGCGAAGTGAGGTTCTGGAAATTCCAGCAGATTTGCAACATGTGCCGTTCGGCATGCTTGTTCAAAACGATGGCAAGGTAGAGCGGGTCGAAATTGATGCGGGCAAGGATATTGCCGTTCTTCAATACACCGGTGGCACCACGGGCGAGCCAAAAGGGGCCATGCTGACCCACCACAACCTGATGACCAATGCGCGTCAGACGGGACAGGTTATCGAAGGCGTTATCGAAGAACCTTTGAAGCTTCTGGCCGTTTTGCCACTGTTCCATGTTTTTGCGATGACGGTAATCATGAACCAGGGCATCGCGGCGGGGGCCGAGCTTATTCTTCTGCCACGGTTCGATTTGAAGCAGACCCTTAAAGTTATCGCTGCGAAACGACCAACAGCCTTTCCCGGGGTTCCCACCATTTACAACGCGATCAACGGCTATGCGAACACGTCGGATTATGATCTTTCCAGCCTGAAAGTCTGCATCTCCGGCGGGGCGTCCTTGCCGGTCGAGGTCAAGAGGACGTTTGAATCATTGACGGGATGTAGCCTGATTGAAGGCTATGGCCTTAGTGAGGCCTCCCCGGTGGTGACGTGCAACCCAATCGGCGGTCTTGTGAAGGAAGGGTCGATTGGGCTGCCATTGCAGGACACCGTGGTTGAAATTCGCTCGCTTGAGGATCCGGAAAAAAAGCTGGCCCAGGGGGAAAGTGGCGAAATCTGTGTGTCCGGCCCCCAGGTGATGGCGGGTTACTGGGAGCACCCGGAAGCAACCGAGGAAATTTTCCGCGATGGCGTGCTGCATACGGGTGACGTTGGTTACATAGATGACGATGGCTATGTGTTTCTGATCGACCGGGTGAAGGATCTGATCCTTTGTGGCGGCTATAACGTCTATCCAAGGGTTATCGAAGAAGCCATCTACCTTCATCCAGATGTGGCCGAGGTAACGGTGATTGGGGTCTTCGACAGTTACCGTGGGCAAAGCCCAAAAGCGTTCGTTAAACTGCGCGACGGGGCACGTTTAAGCGAAGAAGCTTTGCGGGCCTTTCTCGTAGACAAGCTGTCTCCAATCGAGAGGCCAAAATCTGTCGAGTTCCGTGACGAATTGCCAAAGACGATGATCGGCAAACTTTCCAAGAAAGAATTGGTCGCTGATGAGGAAACCAAACAGCCGGGCGATTGA
- a CDS encoding acetyl-CoA C-acyltransferase (Catalyzes the synthesis of acetoacetyl coenzyme A from two molecules of acetyl coenzyme A. It can also act as a thiolase, catalyzing the reverse reaction and generating two-carbon units from the four-carbon product of fatty acid oxidation) — translation MRNVVIAGYARSPFTYANKGGFTKIRPDDLAAQVVKGLVEKSGIRVEDIEDLIVGCAFPEGEQGLNVARLIGFIADLPIAMAGVTVNRFCGSSMQAIHMAAGAIQMNAGEVFLCAGVESMTRVPLPGFNPVLNPALYESYPEAYISMGETAERVAARYDISRDDQDAFAVASHKKAHAAQADGRFQDEIVPILTKEGTVAKDGCIRPDTTREALAALKPAFDQEGSVTAGTSSPLTDGAAAVLVCSEAYAEKAGLVPLARIKSIAVSGCQPEIMGIGPVGATRKALERAGLGIGDLDLIELNEAFASQSLASIRELGCDAATVNLDGGAIAIGHPLGATGARITGKAAQLLQREGGRFALATQCIGGGQGIATVLEAVR, via the coding sequence ATGAGAAACGTGGTTATCGCTGGATATGCGAGATCCCCCTTCACCTATGCGAACAAGGGCGGGTTCACCAAAATTCGGCCGGACGATCTTGCTGCCCAGGTGGTCAAGGGGTTGGTTGAGAAAAGCGGGATTCGCGTCGAGGACATCGAAGATTTGATTGTCGGTTGTGCCTTTCCGGAAGGGGAGCAGGGGCTGAACGTTGCCCGCCTGATCGGGTTTATTGCCGATTTGCCGATTGCGATGGCTGGCGTCACGGTGAACCGTTTTTGCGGCTCCTCGATGCAGGCCATCCACATGGCGGCGGGGGCCATTCAGATGAATGCCGGCGAGGTTTTTCTTTGCGCGGGCGTCGAATCCATGACCCGGGTGCCGCTGCCGGGGTTTAATCCGGTGCTCAATCCCGCGCTCTATGAATCCTACCCGGAAGCCTACATATCCATGGGCGAGACGGCGGAAAGGGTCGCGGCGCGCTATGATATTTCCCGCGACGATCAGGATGCTTTTGCCGTAGCAAGCCACAAGAAGGCGCATGCGGCCCAGGCAGACGGCAGGTTCCAGGACGAGATTGTGCCGATCCTTACCAAGGAAGGCACGGTCGCAAAAGACGGCTGCATTCGGCCCGATACGACGCGCGAGGCGCTGGCCGCCTTGAAGCCGGCCTTCGATCAGGAAGGAAGTGTCACCGCCGGAACGTCTTCGCCGCTGACCGATGGTGCCGCCGCAGTCCTGGTATGCAGCGAAGCCTACGCCGAAAAGGCGGGGCTGGTGCCGCTGGCAAGGATCAAAAGCATCGCCGTGTCGGGGTGTCAGCCAGAGATCATGGGCATCGGCCCGGTGGGCGCAACCCGGAAGGCTCTGGAACGCGCGGGGCTTGGCATTGGCGACCTTGATCTGATCGAACTGAACGAGGCCTTCGCCTCGCAATCTCTGGCCTCCATACGCGAGTTGGGCTGCGATGCGGCGACGGTTAATCTGGACGGCGGGGCGATTGCCATCGGCCATCCCCTTGGTGCAACCGGCGCGCGCATCACCGGCAAGGCCGCGCAGCTTTTGCAACGCGAAGGCGGCCGGTTTGCACTGGCAACGCAATGTATCGGCGGCGGCCAAGGCATCGCGACCGTTCTAGAGGCCGTTCGATGA